A region of Marasmius oreades isolate 03SP1 chromosome 9, whole genome shotgun sequence DNA encodes the following proteins:
- a CDS encoding uncharacterized protein (MEROPS:MER0000904) translates to MGTNLNMLIAWTAAIFLLPLCTVAKTWVSLPVHAPARIEDDAPFGHQVDVAIGTPPQNSSFNIGIQDWLVAPLVPQCIFCPVDGMYDPNWSTSFKVSDKRKGSFDLGGLEGNETFTLGGVLQDLNTPMIFIDQMGPEAAKRFSGGILGLAPTKNESLRGHNILVRLDEQGQLLNPVWGLRLGGDNPRLTIGALDPNEYEGELNWVPELNDTGMIKVDAYRGYQGNILPFQYPVTASLSSVSKNIYLPEIMTYLTNESLIGPQEGVNLEPDHKQQIGIQCNGTQPPQLQFSVDINGINYPINQHDLIRPPSIMAAKGFCNIGVYKADPAGFELGVVFLRSVYLAYRFPTGDCPGYYGFAFPKGSTTTSNQKPRDAPPNASQCLSLVQPTSTPTPTIAVHEGKLGFSEEKFRVYGKAEDQWVALRGVGDLPALTVRGVEDKSVVNGG, encoded by the exons ATGGGGACAAACCTCAACATGTTAATTGCATGGACCGCGGCCATATTCCTTCTACCATTATGCACCGTTGCAAAAA CTTGGGTATCCCTCCCAGTCCATGCTCCAGCAAGGATCGAAGACGACGCGCCTTTTGGTCACCAAGTGGACGTCGCTATAGGCACACCCCCTCAGAATAGCTCGTTCAATATCGGGATACAGGACTGGCTTGTAGCACCCCTCGTTCCACAATGTATTTTTTGTCCTGTCGATGGGATGTATGATCCAAATTGGTCGACAAGCTTTAAAGTTTCC GACAAGAGAAAAGGGAGCTTTGACCTTGGAGGGCTGGAAGGGAACGAGACGTTCACCTTAGGGGGCGTTTTACAAGACCTAAATACTCCGATGA TTTTCATCGATCAAATGGGACCAGAGGCCGCAAAGCGCTTTAGTGGAG GCATACTTGGGCTCGCCCCTACTAAAAACGAGTCATTACGTGGACACAACATTCTCGTCCGGCTGGATGAGCAAGGCCAGCTTCTGAATCCAGTATGGGGACTCCGCTTGGGGGGAGATAATCCTCGACTGACAATTGGAGCGCTCGATCCAAACGAGTACGAAGGCGAACTGAACTGGGTACCGGAATTGAACGATACCGGGATGATAAAGGTGGACGCGTACAGAGGGTATCAAGGGAATATCTTACCTTTTCAGTACCCCGTTACTGCGTCGTTGAGCAGCG TCAGCAAGAATATCTATCTGCCTGAAATCATGACATACCTCACGAACGAATCTTTGATCGGACCGCAAGAGGGTGTAAATCTTGAGCCAGATCACAAACAGCAGATTGGGATTCAGTGTAATGGGACTCAGCCACCACAGCTGCAGTTTTCGGTAGATATCAACG GTATCAACTATCCAATCAACCAACATGACCTGATTCGACCCCCAAGCATCATGGCGGCAAAAGGATTTTGTAATATCGGGGTCTACAAAGCGGATCCGGCAGGCTTTGAACTTGGAGTCGTCTTCCTGCGGAGTGTGTATCT AGCGTACAGATTCCCCACTGGAGATTGTCCAGGCTATTACGGATTCGCCTTCCCCAAAGGCTCCACAACGACGTCCAATCAGAAACCCAGAGACGCGCCTCCTAATGCCTCGCAATGCCTGTCCTTAGTCCAGCCAACTTCTACACCCACTCCAACAATCGCGGTACATGAAGGCAAGCTCGGATTTTCAGAGGAGAAGTTCAGGGTTTATGGGAAAGC